From Podospora bellae-mahoneyi strain CBS 112042 chromosome 5, whole genome shotgun sequence:
GAGAGTAGCGAGGGCATTCAAACCCTTGAGGGCAAGACCGGAGTCAATGGCAGCTTGGGCATAGTTGGGAATGTTGAGAGGAGTTGCTGTGGCAAGGCCGGCGGCGAAAAgaagggtggagaggagcTGCATGTTGCAAGATGCTTGAGGGATGAGAAAGAAGGGATGGCCAGTGCAGAGAAAACATAAAcagctggagaagatggtCTTGAAACACTATTTTGCTTTCGTCATCCGAAAGGCAAAAGTGGTGAGATTCAGGGGTTATTTTGACAGGTGGGCCGATCCTTGCCCAATTCTCACCAGGTATCCCAGATATCACATCTTCTTGCCGGCCGCGGCAACTTTCTTTTACATGTTCTATCTTGTCTATTGGCAAATAACGTGGCAGTATGCCAGTTGTGGTGTCTTGCTTACTTCCAAGAGATGCAAAGAAGGTAACATTACCTATTTGTTGGCCGTTAGTGGACAGCCCTGCATAGTATTTCCTGCAAGGCCCGACAAGCGAGTCCACAGAGAAGACCTAACCATAGTTGCATCCCAGATGGTAGCGGGCGCCCCGCAAGCATAGGCTGGAGTAGAATAAGATGCATTGCTGGTAGTGTGTGCAACCGAAATAGACTGTGCTTTGTCTTTGACGGCATGTTAGGTAACACACGTACTCTGCTTCGGTTTAGATGCCCGATAGGTCGCAGAATGTGTCCCATGTCCACCAACCGACCTTGGCCCTCTTTTTTGTGAAAAAATTTTCACGTTCGGTTCTGGTGGTCAGACAAAACACATGGTACGCACGGCTCGTTGGGCCTCAAAGCAGCACTATTATTTCCTGGGCGTTCTTGTGTAATGAAGAcgatgtggttgttgatgaggtttATCTTTCCTCCCAAAGCTTCAACCATGGCCTTTGTATTACTTGAGCGTGGCGGCTGACGTGCAATCAACGAAAAGGACCATGATGATCACAGACATGACCAGGTTTTGGAATCATCGACAGGGACTTGAGAAACCTCAAAACGTCTTCTTTTTCAGATGTTAACATGAGGCAACAGCAGATAGACTAAGGTATAGAATAGAACATCAGTCAACTCGTGTCAAGTCAGGGAAGCGAATAGGCAGCTAGGTAGCTTGACACTGCAAATGAAGAAAAGCACCATGACCAAGGACATGCTGCAGTTGAAACGATTGTGAAGATATCAGTACAAAGTGgtgtaggtacctaggtaggtaaagACTGTGAGAGAATAAAACCGAAAATAGTCAAAAGAGAGATCATCAGACCCGTCCAGTTCAAAATACTTGTTGCCAATTAGTTCGCCTGCAATGTGGATTGTGGCCCGTATGAGGCTGATCATAACTTCTAGCCTGTTGTGTCGACACATGATCATGACCATTGTTTTTCACTACTAACCAGTTATGGTAACAGAAAGACCACCACACTGAATGCTGGTCCAGAGCCTGAATACAAAAATTGTTAGCAGTTGTTCACCTTATCGGCTCATCAAATATATGGAAACATACCACCAGTTTACACTCCCTGTGAAAATATTAGCATGGCAATACAACTTACCAAGAGCTAGTTTCAATGAAGACTCACAGGATTCGCACTCCTCGGCGCTAGCAACAGCGCAACCACACTGTCCCGTGTCGCCATGGACACACATACGTCCGATTGCTGCCTGAtggcatccaccaccacggctgCAAAGATCAGCAAGTCTGCCGCTGGGCTTCATGGGATCATCCCAACGGCCAGCATCATTGTCGTGGACGCAACCGCAGGCCAAGAGAGCAGCTTcggcagcggcggtggtATTGAAACTCGATGTCCTTGGCTTCAAGCTTAACCTCGGTGGCGGGCATGGCCATCGCAGCCTGTGCAAAGGCAGCAAAAGACAGCCAGGTAGTCTTCATGTTGATAGTTCAGGGGTTGAAATCTTGAGTGTCTAACTGTTGCAATGTTGGGTTTTGGGCCTGCTGGTTGACCTTGAGTTGACGAATCCACTTTCTGAGGAATGATTAGCGCCACTCATAGAAAAGCCTTGGGCACCTGTTCTTGTTTTCGTCCGTTATCTAGGAATTGTTCTCATCAAGTTGTTGGCATTTTCGTCCAGGCTTCATGATCCTACTCAATCTTGATCCAGCCCACCCATCAAGTCGTTTGACTGATTGCTTGATAACGTCAAGCCTTTGTTGCACAGAGCGAGGTGCTGTTGGAGAAACGTTTGCTGCAATTAGAAGGTGATAGACATTTCATGTCCTTTGTGGAACCATGTCCTTGATTCATGCTAAAGACGGTGCTGTGCCGTTGGCAATTAATAGTTACTAGCTTGTTCCAAGAGAGGATCAACCAAGGTACATGGAAACAAAAAAGAGTAGCAGGCTTTGGCCGACTCCGACTACAACGCCTTTTCCTACGTGATCGCACTCAGTGAAAGGATAGATAAAGGACCAAGCGTGGAAGGCAGAATAATTCGGAATGTTTATTtcaggaaggggaagagagtgATGATCCATAGACACCTTACCTGCCATATGTAAAAGCAGCACAGAAGAAGCGAGGCTGAGGGTGACTAAAGCTTGTATATCAGTTGACCCGATACTAACAATCTTCATCCTTGCCCGGAATCTTCCATCTATCACGTCTTTTTCAGCACTTTGAGCAGAACCGGGAGCTGGGAACCAAACATGCGCAGGGTCACCCCTGTTTCGGGAACAGTTTTgtctccacccccttcttccccggtCCAACGGGTGTGGGGACAATGCGACATCAAGGCGGAATGGCAGCAACGCCCCCCTTCAACATCTTTCGAGATTGCATCCACAACGACTTGGCTAAATCTATCCATACTAAGAGGCACTGACAGCAGTTTCAGCACGGTTTGCAAAACTCGGGAACCGCAAAAGAATATCGGAGCCTCAGTTCAACATACCTAGGTATTCAGTCTATCAACTGCTTCTGCcagattgttgttgttttttggCTGTCCGTGCGGAGTGCAAGATCTCCCACAAGACATGACATTCCAGGGGCTCCACGCGCCACATTAGACGACGGGGTTCGGTGGGCCTGCGGTTCTCGTGTACTTCATCACTTGTTGGACAGATATGTTCCCCATTCAGATCGCCGTGCAGAACGATCTCCTTCTCTCAAACATTTCTTGTTTGGCTGCACATGTCAGATCCTTGCCTTGGCCGATGCTCCAGCATCTTTTTCGTTATCCGAGACGTGGAGCTTGGGTGCAGAACATGCCTGGAGCCTTTTGACAATGGGTAATTCAGATGAATGAACAAGAGTTGGAATAGTTTAAAGCTCTCGGAAGGTCTACCCGAGCCGTGTTTTCTTGTCCCGGTGTGCTTTTCTCTCTGCAATCAatctccaagctcaacccGACTcgatcttcctcttccagcaaATTGTTCCTTGTCTTTGATCTTGAATAATCCCTCCCGTCAGGCTCCATTTGATCTGATCTGTCTCCACCATACCAGCCACAATGAACCAGCTCCGTCTTGAACCCAAAATTGACTACGGGCCCCAGCTCAACGTCACCGTCTGGCTCCTTATATCAGTCTcggccatcttcctcttcacgCGTCTCTACCTAAAGAACTGCCACAACCGTGGCCTGTGGTGGGATGATTATTTCCTGCTAGGCTCCTGGGTCCTCCTTGCTGCCCAGGCCGGTCTTATTTCTGACGTTGTCGGCTTGGGATACGGACGCCAAGTCATCCCAATGGAAAAGTTTGCTTTCTTTCCGATCAGAGTGAATGCTCTCTCAACATTGTTGATCATCGCCAACTTATGGGGTAAAACGAGCTTTGCGTTGACACTGCTTAGAATCCCCGAGCGCTGGGTGAGGGTTGGTGTGTGGATCATTCTGATCTCGTTGACGGGGACGCTGGTGCTAAGTGCAGTCATGGTGTGGATAAGCTGTCTTGATATCAacttgagggggaggtgtgtTCCGGTAGAGGTGTCGTTGCGATACAACATTTTTTCGTGCGGTAAGTgaacccccctcaaacaaAGCAGCAGGCAATACTGACCGAGTTGTTCTCATAGTCTTTTCAGCAACGATTGACGTTGTACTGGCGTTCTTACCATGGAAATTCTTGTGGTGCCTGGAAATGAGTATCAAAGAAAAAGTTGGCGTTATGATTGCAATGAGCATGGGAGTTTTGTGAGCACCCCTCTGCCTACAGAGAAAAGGCATGACTGACAATCACCGCAGCGCAGGCGCAGCAGCTGGTATCAAGTCTGCCACTCTCCCTGCCGTTCATAATGGGATCGATCCAAGTAACTACCCACACCTGCTGTTCAAAGCACCCATAATTGACTGATAGCCTTAGCTGCCAGTGTGCCATTGTTGATCTGGGGAAACGCCGAAGCAGCTATCTGCATCATGGCTGCAtccattcccatcctccgAGCACTCGCCAGAGGCACCTGCCGCGGCCAGGTACCCCACGGATATGAGACATACGAATATAGGTCAGCTGGCATGTCAGAGCCCAGGCTTACGCAGTCAACATTCAGTAGAACTGCAGTCATGTCTCTGGCATTGCCAATCCAGTCGCCACCCGCGTTGTATTCTCAAAAGGCGCCCCATGTTAAAGAAGCCGATAATTTGGACGACACCCTGATAAGCGGAAGTCCCGTGCAGTCATTAACACGCAAACACAAGCCCGAAGAGGACGATGCTGACAGCTTCGAAATGACCAACTACGGGCAAAGCCGCCCACAAAGTCCACAGAGCATACATACTACCGATAGGCCGCAGAGCCCGTTGGACTTTGTTGGGCGGAACCCAGTCCCGCGATGAGCGGGCACGATGACAAACCGTGCGTAAAAAGGACGAAGAAACTCGGCGCATGCTGCTACATGAGCCCAGCTGCGACTTGAGAAAAGGCTCCGACACGTCACGAATCGGCAGGTGAGAAGGGCAGATTCTTATGGCCAAATGGATGCTGATGAAAAGCCAGAATAGATGGACGTTTGATGATCGGTATGCGATTCTGAGGCAGATGGCCAGGTGGCGCCAACGCTCCCTTGAAAATTGGGCCCAAGAGTTTAGAATGTATGTTGAGCAGCTGGACACAGTGTCGATCCAGGTACCAGGAGAGGTGCTGAGATGACGGTCAAGATTGCATTTGCAGGCGGTAGATCTCTGACATGAGAATATCGAGTATATTAATCATCGAAATGGCTATCCACATGGTGCGCAATGGCTGTTGCATCTCCAGTGAAGTCGTTGCAAACAGGACAAGTGGATGTCTGCTGTCCCGCCACAGAGAATTCGTCGAGTGACTGGGCAATGTCCGCAGTTGCTGTCGCTGAcccgcttctttttcctccgCGCTTTGGTTTGGCGGGCTTGATGTAAGCATCCAGTCCAACCTGTTCCGAGGGTCTTTCCTCTTCCCGCCAATCTGTCGGCCCAGCATGAtatcttcccctccccctacgtccacctctctctctgatGTCAAACTCGGTTGTTGGAGCTCCCTGGTCTGGTAGCGCgtcatcgccgccagcaccagcggttgatgatgtgggtGAAGATGCCATGCTCTGTACTCTCCCGACGCGGCCGTCAACAAGCCTGACCTTGATGCCGCGATGATGTTCCCCTTTGGTCAGCACATCCTTGACAAGTCCAGAGACGGTGCGACCTGTGGGCTGGTCAACTTTGAGCACGATATTGACCGGCGCGCCCGGGATGACCTCCCTGGTTGAGGGGACTCGTCGTTGGGAATGCTGATGGCGATGCATGGGCAAGGAGAGGATGTGGAAAAATTGGcaagggttggttggttgtcgGGATGATCAAACcagtggtggggagggtgatgggaagAACTTGGCGTGGCAGTTGATGTGGGTCTCACAATATATGCATTTATGAAAAGTTGGGCACCGTTAGATCAATATTTGCCATTCACTTGACTCCACCCCCGTCAATTCACTCGGTTGCTCTCAAACAGAACTCACAACCTCTTTCTCACCCATCTTTTTCTCATCCCCGAGCTCGGAATCGCCCTTGTCAAGACCCTCCGCGGCTGAGATGATGTCCGAATCTTCATAAATCGTTGCGGCAATATGTGTCTCTGGAGCGGGAAAAAAATAACTCAGGCCAATATATACCAAAAACGCACTTGTGTATCCCCAGAAATAAAACATGAAATAAAGCTTATCGGCGTCCCCAATCGTGCCTTTGATCGACGGGTCAACAGAGGCAGCCCTGGTTGTGATTTGGTTAGTCACATCGCAGTTCTTTATTGAGCAGATACACTTACATCCCAGGGATGCTGGGCACGACACTGATCAAAAATGCCACCGCTGCCCTCCAGTTCGTACCCCATTTGTTGAACCGGTACCTTCCATGTGCTCGGTATAGGCCCGGAATGTCATACATTTGCTTCTGTACAACCCAATAGTCTGCGCTGAGCATTGCTGCAATCGGTGCCAGGAAAATTCCCAATCCCGCCATGAATGCAAGGAGAGACTGAGCAGAGTGGATAATTTTCCAAGGCTGCATGACCCAGCCCGCAATTACTGTCGTGATGATAACTCCACGTCTGATGTTGAGGTACTTGGGCCAAAGACACATGATGTCGTTGGCACAGCTGATGACATTGGCAGAAAGATTGGTACCAATCTGGGCTACTACCCAGCAGAGCCCTACAAAGAAGGCGCCAGCCCGACCAGAGGGGCCGTCCCAGTGAGAAGCAATTTCGAGAGGATCCCAGATATACTAGAACACGTCAGCCGAGAACCGAATTGTGAAGAAGGTGCGTGTACCTTTCCATAAACAACCTTAGAAGCAGAGCAGCAGATGATGCCGAAGAGTCCCAGCATGAGCTGGATGCCTGGCAAAAAGGCAACTTGCCAGTAGACACCCTTGTCTGTTTTGAGATACCGTGTGAAGTCGGGTATGTTGGTCGCCATTGTTGCCCAGccgccggtgatggaggacAGAGAAGACAAGATGAGCCATGATCTATCCGTGCCATGAACACCATACGGAAGGTTCCAGATATCCCCTgcaccaccagccttggACGTCATTGTGATGACCACGGCAACCGAGGTAGTGATGACAAGCACTAGAGATCATTAGCAGAGATTCCTATCAAGAGTCGTTTACTTACCACACTTGGCTACAAAGAACCACTTGAGCTTGTGCGGCGGGATGAGCAGGATAGGAAACTGCACTAGCCAGAAGATCAAGTGCGATATCATTCCCTGCGTGGTGATTCCAACACTATCTGGAATGTTGTTGGGAATGTCGAGATAGGATGGCCAAATGGATCGGATGATCTGTGTCATGGCAGTCGATCCGGTGTAAGTCTGAATAGCATGCCAGAACAAGGCCGTGATAGCCCTTGTCACCACTGCAAATCGGGAGAAGTACCAGCCAAACGAGGCTCTCATCGCGACGGGAAAGGGGATATGAAGCCGAGCACCGACCATGCCATTCAACACCAGGGGAACAGTACAGACGAGACTGCCAAAGATGATGCAAACAATGGCCTCACGCCAGGTGAGCCCGAGAGCGATGATGGAAGCGGGTGCCATCCAGCTTTGGGCGTTGAGTGCATCACTGAACCAGTATCCAAACATGGTCCATGCCGACCAGGTCCGACGATTGAGGGGGGTGACATCGCAGTCAACGTTGGTCCAGGCTCCAGGGTCGGCAAAGGAAGTGGTCTGACGAGGTAGAACCCAACCTTGCCTCGTGGTTTTGGACTTAATTCTTTCGTGGAGCGTCATGGTGGGGTGTGACCAAGACTGCAGTGTTGCTCTGCTTGGGAATTGTAGAGGTGAGACATGATGCCAATTTATGTCCGAGCCATCGACGATACCGTCGAAGCCCACGGTTGAGCCCGCCATCCGGCATGGTGAAACTGTCttgctggtgaggatgatAGCAACCCCGCAAGGGCGCCGGCGGCCAAAAGATTGCAGAGATGGCCGCCGGATCAAGATAACATAAGCGATGCCTGTGTTCATCTTTGCCATTGTCGTAATGACAGTGATTGGACAGACGCTGTGGGGTGCGGGGAAACTCTTATCATCGGAGATGTGTTTATAAGGTGCGGCTGACCGAccacgaggaagaagtgtGTTGTGTTGACCGGCGGCCCCACAGACCGCACCGCCGGTCATTCAAATCTATTGCTCCTGCGAGATAAGTCGGACATAACGGTTAGTTCTTGCAAGATAAGATGTTTGGCAAAGACTGCGCCCTCGAAGTTGAGCCAGCCATTTCTGGTCGACTTGCACCACCATGGCACCAGCACTCAAGACCACTCTGGCTCTGCAAGATGCCAAACCCTATGCCTTCGAGTGTCCTACAGCAACGACTGCCTTAATCATCATCGATATCCAACGGGACTTTGTTGACCCCGGTGGTTTCGGCTCCATACAATGTGGCAACGACACCGTCTTTTCCAGAGCACGCGCAATTGTCCCTGTTGTCAAGAAACTGCTTGACGCCTTTCGATCGTTTGGAGGGCATGTAATTCACACGCGTGAAGGACATGAACCGGGTCTTGCTGATCTTCCTGCCGCCAAACGGCTCCGTCAAATTTCCAACCCGGTCGGTCACCATAGTCTGGGAATTGGTGATCAGGGACCCATGGGCAAGCTCCTCATCCGAGGAGAATATGGCCACGATATCGTGGATGAACTCACCCCCTGGCCGGATGAGACAGTCATTGACAAGCCAGGAAAAGGAAGCTTTTGGGGCACGAATATTCACAGGATCCTGCTTGCACGTGGAATAACCCATCTAATATTTGCGGGAGTAACAACAGAGTACTTGACCCATTCCCATAGTGCTGTTGAGCAACCGTCGCTGACCTTTGCCACAACAGGTGCTGTGTCAGTACAACACTGCGCGAATGTGCTGACCGAGGCTATCAATGCATTGTGTTGGAGGACTGCACGCAGGGGTTCGATGCTCAGCAGATGACCACATCACTGGACATTATTTCGGGGCAAGATGGATTGTTTGGGTTCGTCGGCAACAGCCCAGACTTTTTCCAAGCAATCGACCGAGCATCAGCCAAAGCCTTGACCCAAGGGCTGGCACTGACGCCGCCTGCAACACCCATGGGAAACAAGGACTCTGAACCTCGCTTCGGTTTCCTTCCAGACGAAAGCGTTCCATCAGTCGACCAGTTGTTGACTGATTACCGACAAAGTATCCGGTGCCCCGTCGAAGTCATCAAGTCTCTGTACAAACGAATCAACCAGTACAAAGACGTGGATCCAGCGGTTTGGATTCACCTTGAGCCCGAAGCGAACGTGCTGCATGCAGCAACCAAGCTAGTCAACAAGTACAAGGGAAAGCCGTTACCATCATTATATGGTATTCCCTTTTCGGTCAAAGACACCATCGATGTCGCGGGAGTGCCAACAACAGCGGCCTGTCCGAGTTATGCATACACTCCTCAAGTGAGCGCTACAGCAGTCCGACGTGTGCTCGATGCCGGCGCGTTGTTCATCGGCAAAGTGAACCTTGACCAGCTAGCCACTGGCCTGTCTGGCTGCCGCTCCCCATATGGAACCCCCCACAGTGTCTTTAGCGACAAGCACATATCCGGTGGCTCTTCCTCTGGATCATGTGTTTCGGTCGGGGAGAGACTCGTGTCGTTCGGTCTCGCAACAGACACCGCTGGTAGTGGTCGAGTCCCAGCTGCATTTAATGGGATCGTTGGCTTCAAGCCCACCAAAGGGACTGTTTCCGCTCGCGGTCTTGTCCCGGCCTGCCGCACGCTCGACACAATTACCGTCGTTGCTCCCTCTATTACCGAGGCTCGCAAAATCTGGCAAGTCATTGCACATCATGACCCGGAGGATCCATACTCCAAACTTCCCCATACGCTTCCTACATGGCACATTGACTACCGAGGCCCGCGTGTTGGTGGGTTCACCTTTGCCGTTCCGCCACCAACAATCCTAAAAGTCTGCAAAAAAGAATACCGGGAGCTGTTCTCCTCTGCCGTCTCAGCACTACAATCATGCGGAGGTACGCTCAAGGAAGTAGACTacacccccttttctgctgctggagaCCTCCTCTACGATGGAAGTCTCCTACACGAGCGCATTCATTGCATTGGCCACCGGTTCCTACAGTCCAACTTACCCGACATGCATCCTGTGATCAGAGAGCTGTTTGACAAAGCCATGTCAAACCCCCCGTCGGTATACGATGCGTTCCGCGACCAGGCTCTTCAGGCGCGGCTGACAAGGGAGGTGCAAGGTGTCTTTGATGTGCTAAAAGGTGGGGTAGATGTGCTCGTGGTGCCGACTACCACGCAgcaccccaccatcaaggagatggaggctgaTCCGTTGAAATTGAATAGTGAGCTGGGGACTTTTACGCATTGTGCAAATGTGGTGGATTTGTGTGGTGTCTCGGTACCAGCAGGGACTTGGTTGTGGGGAAAAGAAGGTGATGAGCGGAAGATGCCTTTTGGCATCACAATTTTGAGCGGGAGCGGGTATGATGCAAAGGTTTTGGATATTGCCGGGgtctttgaggaggagatgatgcaGCGCGAGACTTTCAGACTATGAGAAATGACGGGCTTGGCGAGACACATGTCATAGCAACGATCTTTCCCTTGTCAGAGTTGAGATGATTTATTTAGTAATTCCAGTTCCGCCTTGAGCATCATGATACCTAAAATCTCGGGAACCTGGGAGGACTTCCCCTCTTGCCAaaagccaacaccaaccacccagcAATGAGACAGACTCCACCGATTGGCGTGACCGGGCCCAGAAACTTGAACTTTTCAGGGTTCAACGTCAAAGCGTAGATGGATCCACTGAACATTGTCATGCCGGCAGTGAAGAGTGAGGCGGCGACTGGATTGCCGGAAGCCATGAGCAGCGCGACAGAGTGGATCAACTTTGGAAGCGCGAGAATTAGCATATGCCGAGAGAAATATCGGAGAGATATATTACCTGGTACTGGGCAGCAGTTCCCCAGCTCGCTAGTTTCGCGGGGTCTGCAATCCGCTTCTTGAGACCGTGAGCTCCAAAGGCCCCGAAGCCGACAGCGGTCGCACCAGAAATGGCAGCAACTTTCCAGAAAATCGCACTGCTTGCCATTGTTTGGGTTTGCAAAGAGGATGAAGgtcgagggagaagaggagaggactCGTCTTCTGCAGGCATTCTGTAATTTGTGTTGATGTCGAATTAAGCTTGTGGGGGCAGgcggaaggtggtggagacttTTGCTGACTAACTCTGCCAAGCACGTTTGACATCGGCAAAGGTTGCGATGTGATGTCCAGCACAACTTGAAGCAATTGGTAGTCCTGACGCCATACCCGTTTTATTTCGACTGATATTTCCATAGGTCTGTCAGTCAAAGTCAGAGAAAGTGTGGTCCTGTGGAACGCAACTGGTGACGCAACTACCTTGTAACCATTTCTTGCTTAAGCCTTCGCACTCGGACAAGGCAAGATGGATAGCCTTTGGCTTATACCTTCTAGCTAAATTATAAGCGTCCTATTGAACTTCGCCAAGCTTCGGTAAGGATACGAATCTCGCTTCTCAGCATGCACCGCTCTGTTGAACTTGGCCGCAGATCGACAAGGAAACCAATGCTACTTGGCACGacgttgttgttgcgggcGTCTCTGTGACGTGGAAGGAGGGTCATCGGCCGCAGATGTTTAGTCTTGGGGGTATTCAGGTATATTCAGCCAGTGTGTAACAATGATCCATTGATGCAACAGGTCAAGAAGTTTAGCAAGTCACGTCAATCAGGTCAATATGCATGGTAGGAAACCATTGATGTTTGTAATTGATGGCGGCCACTGGTCAACTCGTTGAAGCTCGAGTGCTTACTCGTCGGTCTGGCTCTCCAGACTTGAGATCCTGGCTGGCTATTTTGGCAGGCTGGGCGAGAGGAAGGTTCGTAGCATGGTGTCGAATGGGAGGTGTCGTGACAAGCATTTTGCCTCCTCGATGCCAGCCACCTCGCTGTCCTCTTTGTTCTAGACCTTTTCAGCCTTCTGGATCTCCGATTCCTTCTTGACTTCATCCATCAACTCCTGAACCATCTGCATCTGTttctccaccgcctcgtGCCTCTCATTCAAGTCGTTGATGATTTCCTTGAACCTGTTCTTGAGGTTGTCACACTCCTTCCTaaaccacctcatcaactcTTCAACCTTCTCGTTCTCGATCTAGCAATCTTTGACGGTCGaatggttgttgtttggggagCGGGAGGATTGTTCATCCCAGTGGCATGTTGGTGGTCGTTGACCTCGTTCGAGTTGGAAACCGCCATCTTTGTAAATTTAAAAACCAATGTTGGTCGAGATTCATAAGTTTGGACGACAAAGCGATTTACTTATCTTGTTGGGCGAGCAACCATGCGTAGAAATCTGTGGCTTTTGCGATGGTCTTGAAAAGACTGGAGAAAGTTGGGAGAGTTGGTAGGTAGTttgaggtgggaggtgggaggtgggaggtgggaggtgggaggtgggagggtcAAGCAAACAAGAAAAGCGGGCGAAAAAGATTAATCTTCTGTTTCCAAAGCGACACGGGTGGTCGCTGTCGGCCCACGCCCGTCAACACCTGTGACTGGCACCTGCCGTGTTTACCTCGGCGCTCAGGCAATAGCGCTCAAGAGGTTTGCTGCCATTGTCGCAGGCCGCCCTGCTCTCTCCGTCCTTGTCTCAAGCAACCTCTTCCAAGCACCTCAGTCTTTCCAAGGTTGCAGAACCTTTTCAATCTTCGTCAATCTTCGTCAAATTTTCGCCAAGCCAAGTTGTTTACCGATTTCCGTCGCAGGAGCAGTCCGGTGCCCTTTGGAAAGGCTTCCAGATTGGTATGTTTCATCTCTCCGCTTCGCCAAGTTTTGCGCTGATCCCGGTTTTCAAGCAACCATGCCCGACAAGAAAGCTACCGGAGCCAAGCCAGAGGATACTCCTGCCTTGGTCCTGGATTGCCAGAGGCGCATCACGTCCGCCTATGCATCTTTGGAGAACCAACAGGACGAGTTTATCGAAAACTTCCGTCGCAACCCCGAGACGCAGCTTTTCCCCGTCGATTCCAACCCCGCGGATGTGGGGTGTTAAATGAAGTGTTGTCGGGAGAATTCATCAAGACGTATAGCTTGCCCAACCATGTCGTCAGGGAGCTTAAGGATGCCAAGAGTGGTCTTGTCGAGGCCAAGGGCCGTGTCAAGTGTGCCAAGGATGTGTTGGACTACACCAACAAGATCAAACGCTACATCCTCACGGCAAAGATAAAGGGAGGGaagtgtcacagttaagccaacgGGCAGGTCAAACAGTGTGAGCGGCGCGGGGCGCGCTCAGCCAATCGTTAGATTAGATAAGGAGCAGCCAATCAGAGTGTAATCAGGGTGATCGGGGCATAATCACAATGATCACTAGTAGGGCTAATCAGGACGTAATCAGGGCGGCTTAACTATAAGTAATTGAGAACTCTAAGGTCTACGTATATAAAGGaattaaagaaatattaaataattcTATAACATATAATATAAGTTATATTGGTTAGTATTTTaactattataattaaataagttattattattgtTAAGATGGTGAATATGGTG
This genomic window contains:
- a CDS encoding hypothetical protein (antiSMASH:Cluster_8), translated to MKPSGRLADLCSRGGGCHQAAIGRMCVHGDTGQCGCAVASAEECESCESSLKLALGSGPAFSVVVFLLP
- a CDS encoding hypothetical protein (antiSMASH:Cluster_8; EggNog:ENOG503PS37), yielding MNQLRLEPKIDYGPQLNVTVWLLISVSAIFLFTRLYLKNCHNRGLWWDDYFLLGSWVLLAAQAGLISDVVGLGYGRQVIPMEKFAFFPIRVNALSTLLIIANLWGKTSFALTLLRIPERWVRVGVWIILISLTGTLVLSAVMVWISCLDINLRGRCVPVEVSLRYNIFSCVFSATIDVVLAFLPWKFLWCLEMSIKEKVGVMIAMSMGVFAGAAAGIKSATLPAVHNGIDPTLAASVPLLIWGNAEAAICIMAASIPILRALARGTCRGQVPHGYETYEYRSAGMSEPRLTQSTFSRTAVMSLALPIQSPPALYSQKAPHVKEADNLDDTLISGSPVQSLTRKHKPEEDDADSFEMTNYGQSRPQSPQSIHTTDRPQSPLDFVGRNPVPR
- a CDS encoding hypothetical protein (EggNog:ENOG503P88C; antiSMASH:Cluster_8; COG:S), whose amino-acid sequence is MHRHQHSQRRVPSTREVIPGAPVNIVLKVDQPTGRTVSGLVKDVLTKGEHHRGIKVRLVDGRVGRVQSMASSPTSSTAGAGGDDALPDQGAPTTEFDIRERGGRRGRGRYHAGPTDWREEERPSEQVGLDAYIKPAKPKRGGKRSGSATATADIAQSLDEFSVAGQQTSTCPVCNDFTGDATAIAHHVDSHFDD
- a CDS encoding hypothetical protein (EggNog:ENOG503NUT9; COG:F; COG:H); translated protein: MAKMNTGIAYVILIRRPSLQSFGRRRPCGVAIILTSKTVSPCRMAGSTVGFDGIVDGSDINWHHVSPLQFPSRATLQSWSHPTMTLHERIKSKTTRQGWVLPRQTTSFADPGAWTNVDCDVTPLNRRTWSAWTMFGYWFSDALNAQSWMAPASIIALGLTWREAIVCIIFGSLVCTVPLVLNGMVGARLHIPFPVAMRASFGWYFSRFAVVTRAITALFWHAIQTYTGSTAMTQIIRSIWPSYLDIPNNIPDSVGITTQGMISHLIFWLVQFPILLIPPHKLKWFFVAKCVLVITTSVAVVITMTSKAGGAGDIWNLPYGVHGTDRSWLILSSLSSITGGWATMATNIPDFTRYLKTDKGVYWQVAFLPGIQLMLGLFGIICCSASKVVYGKYIWDPLEIASHWDGPSGRAGAFFVGLCWVVAQIGTNLSANVISCANDIMCLWPKYLNIRRGVIITTVIAGWVMQPWKIIHSAQSLLAFMAGLGIFLAPIAAMLSADYWVVQKQMYDIPGLYRAHGRYRFNKWGTNWRAAVAFLISVVPSIPGMAASVDPSIKGTIGDADKLYFMFYFWGYTSAFLVYIGLSYFFPAPETHIAATIYEDSDIISAAEGLDKGDSELGDEKKMGEKEVVSSV
- a CDS encoding hypothetical protein (COG:J; EggNog:ENOG503NUG3) encodes the protein MAPALKTTLALQDAKPYAFECPTATTALIIIDIQRDFVDPGGFGSIQCGNDTVFSRARAIVPVVKKLLDAFRSFGGHVIHTREGHEPGLADLPAAKRLRQISNPVGHHSLGIGDQGPMGKLLIRGEYGHDIVDELTPWPDETVIDKPGKGSFWGTNIHRILLARGITHLIFAGVTTECCVSTTLRECADRGYQCIVLEDCTQGFDAQQMTTSLDIISGQDGLFGFVGNSPDFFQAIDRASAKALTQGLALTPPATPMGNKDSEPRFGFLPDESVPSVDQLLTDYRQSIRCPVEVIKSLYKRINQYKDVDPAVWIHLEPEANVLHAATKLVNKYKGKPLPSLYGIPFSVKDTIDVAGVPTTAACPSYAYTPQVSATAVRRVLDAGALFIGKVNLDQLATGLSGCRSPYGTPHSVFSDKHISGGSSSGSCVSVGERLVSFGLATDTAGSGRVPAAFNGIVGFKPTKGTVSARGLVPACRTLDTITVVAPSITEARKIWQVIAHHDPEDPYSKLPHTLPTWHIDYRGPRVGGFTFAVPPPTILKVCKKEYRELFSSAVSALQSCGGTLKEVDYTPFSAAGDLLYDGSLLHERIHCIGHRFLQSNLPDMHPVIRELFDKAMSNPPSVYDAFRDQALQARLTREVQGVFDVLKGGVDVLVVPTTTQHPTIKEMEADPLKLNSELGTFTHCANVVDLCGVSVPAGTWLWGKEGDERKMPFGITILSGSGYDAKVLDIAGVFEEEMMQRETFRL